The following nucleotide sequence is from Komagataeibacter medellinensis NBRC 3288.
GTCGCCGCGTATGGAACACACCCAATGGCAAGGCAAATTTTCTTGTGCTGCCGGGACTGGAAGTCAACATGCCGGTCAAGGATGCGGCTATGTTACGCTTGGCGACCATTCGTTCGCACGATCAGTACAATACGACCATCTACAGCAACAGCGACCGGTATCGCGGCGTGTATAACACCCGTCTCGTCATTTTCATGAATAAGGATGACATGGCGGAACGCGGTCTGGCGAACGGGGATGTGATCGGGCTGGAGACCTATAGCGATGACGGGATCAGGCGGTATGTCGATGGCCTGCATGTGCTGGATTACCCGATGCCACGCGGTGCGATTGCCGGATACTACCCGGAACTGAATCCGCTGTTGCCATTGGACTATTTTGACGAGATCAGTGGAACGCCCGCGGCGAAATCCATTCCGGTCAAGGTGGTGGAAAGTGTTGCATCCGCACCGCCAATCCAGATTGCAGGCTGATAGGGCAGGCGGCCATGGATGCCGATAACAACAGTCGGCTGGGCAGCCCTGTGCCGCCTGTTGACAGGCTTGGCCGCCCGCTGCGCGATCTGCGGATTTCGGTCATGGACCGGTGTAACTTTCGGTGTCCCTATTGCATGCCGGAAGCTACCTATCACGAGGCGTTTCGGTTTCTTGGTCCCGAGGAACGGCTGGATTTTAACGAAATCGAACGGGTTGCGCGCGTAGCGGCCGAACTGGGCGTTACCAAAATACGGCTAACGGGTGGGGAGCCTCTCCTGCGGCCGGGTCTGCCCGATCTGGTCAGCCAGCTGCGTGTCTTGCCAGGCATTGAGGATATCGCCCTGACAACCAATGGCGTCCTATTGCCCCGTTTTGCGCCAGCACTTCTGCAGGCAGGACTGCGGCGCGTGACAGTCAGCCTCGACAGTCTCGATCCCGTCGTGTTCGCCCATATGAGCGGCGGCAGGAGTGATCTGTCTACCGTAATGGAGGGCATCAACGCTGCAGGTGCTGCTGGGTTTGAAGGCGGCGTCAAGATCAATACCGTAGTCCAGCGAGGCGTAAATGATGCAGGCGTTCCAGATATTCTGGCGCGTTTTCGCAACACCGGTATCACGGTCCGTCTGATCGAATATATGGATGTGGGCAATCGCAACGGGTGGGACCGTACCGACGTCGTGCCCTCGGACGAACTGCGCGCCCGCATCACGGCACTCTGGCCCCTTGAGCCGTTACCGCCCCGCTATCGCGGCGAAGTGGCCCGTCGTTATCGCTACGTTGATGGAGCCGGGGAAATCGGTTTCGTCTCATCGGTCAGTGCACCGTTTTGTGGAGCATGCTCCCGTGCACGCCTGTCTTCGGACGGAAAGCTCTACACCTGCCTTTTTGCAACGACTGGCACGGATTTGCGCGGACTGCTGCGCCAGAATGTCTGCAATGTCAAAATTGATGAATGTCTGCGCACAACCCTGTCACGGATCTGGTACCACCGGACGGATCGCTATAGTGAGGAGCGCACGCATCGGCCTGCATTATGGGCCGATAGGAAAAAGACGTTCCCCCAGGAAAAAATCGAAATGCATTATATCGGGGGATGACGTGAATTTCATGTGCAAATTCCCAATGTTTAAGGGGCGCAAACCATGACAGCGTTACTGTACGGGCTGGTTCTTGCAGGTGGTGAAAGTCGCCGCATGGGGCAGGATAAGGCGACACTGCCTTACGGTGGCCGCCCGCAGCTTGCCCGTGCCTTTGATCTGTTGGAACGACATGTAGGGCGCTGTTTTGTCTCAATACGCCCCGATCAGCAGCCTGATCCGCTCCGGGCGTCCTATCCCTGCATTATGGACAGGCGGGAGACAAAGGGCGTGCTCGGCGGCGGCCCAATGGTCGGCGTGCTTTCTGCTCATGTGGTCTACCCGGATGTTGCCTGGCTCGTCGTTGCCTGCGACCTGCCGATGCTGGATGATACGACACTTGCCACTCTTGTACATGGACGCGATACCACCCTGGCTGCTACGGCCTATGTGAGCGAAAGCGACGGTCTGCCTGAGCCGCTCTGCACGATATGGGAGCCCGCTACGCTGGCTGCTATGAACAGGCAGGCAGTAAACCGGACAATTCGGCTGCGTCAGATGCTTGCCGGTCCAGCAGTTCGTTTACTTGAAATAAACAAAACCGGTGCGCTGCAAAACGTAAACGCACCTGATGAACGCGACCGAGTTATGAAATTCCTGGGGTATTCTGAACAGGAAGTAAGACGATGAAGTATATAATTGAAGTATTTCGCATAGATTCAAGATGAAGTTGGAAAGACGTACGAATTTCGTAATGCCTATGGTTTTGCGCTTGAACCTGCCTACATGCGTGTTGCGATCAATTCGGTATTTGCTCCATGGGATCAGTCGCTGTGCGAAGGTGATCATGTTGCCTTTATTCCGTCGGAGACAGGCAAATGAACGACATCATCATGGTCGGGACGCTGATGGATTCAGCACCTTGCGCAGGGTGATTCTTGTTGCTGAAGCAGGCGGGTTCTGCTCCTTTGAAGGATGGGCCAGGTACACAAACGCAGGTCGTGCCGTTTCTGGCATTGATTATAGTGTTTTCGGGTCACTGACACTGGCGGAAGGGCATCATGATTAAAGCGAAGCAGCTTTTTGCCATCTGTTGGACAACGGGCATGTACCGGACCGGCTATCTGTCCATTGGCGAAATGACGGTATGGATTGGCGTATTCTCAGTGCATCGCGATGCGGCTTTCAGCGCCTGTCGTTACATTATAGATGAGATCATGCAGCGCGTTCCGATCTGGAAAAATGAGTATTATACGAGTGGCGAGACCGGATGGGTGCCATGCCACACCCCCTGGCTATCAAACGGCCTATCTCGATGCGTGAGGCTACCGTAATGCCTGATCTCTTTTACCCGTTAGATGTAAGTTCTCTGTCCCGTCCGAATGAAAAATTCAACCTTAATGTTGCAGAGGAAGTGCCGGTCAGTCTCCTGTTCAACGGGATTTTTCCGTATGGCACGATGATGATGACACCGGCGGATCTAAAAGATTTTGCTTATGGATACTGTATAACCGAACAGATCATCGACGGGGTTGCAGATATCCGTTCAGTGAACATTGCAGAGGCTGATGATGGCCTGACCCTTGATATTTTTATAAAGGGGAAAGCGTTGACGCAACTCATGCGCCGTAATGTTCGCATGCAGGCGGGTCATTCGAGTTGTGGCATATGCGGCAGCGAGAGTGTACCGGAATATAACGCTGTAGCCGCAACTCCATTGGGGGAGGGAGCGCACCTGTCAGTGGCAGCTATACGAAATGCATTGCATGAACTGCGCCAATGGCAGACGCTGAACGCGGCGACACGCATGGTGCATGCAGCCGCATGGGCAGATAAGAACGGTAATATTCACATGATCCGGGAGGACGTGGGGCGGCACAATGCACTGGACAAACTGATTGGTGCGCGTGCCTGCCACCTGGAAGTTTTCCACGAAGGATTCTGTCTGTTGACAAGCCGTTATTCGTTTGAAATGGCGCTCAAGACGGTGCGTGCAGGTATTGCCATTGTGGTCGCAATTTCAGCCCCGACATATCGTGCGTTCCAGACGGCTGAAACAATGAACCAGACCCTGATCGCCATTGCGCGTCGGGATGAACAGACACTGTTCTGTGGTGGAAAGCGCCTTATCGAATAGTATTCCCTATTCAAAGAAAATAAAGATGCTTACCTGTTTCGGCTATGCCGGAATAGTGGGCAATATGACATCCATAGGAAGATGGTCGGTTCCGCAGGCTGTCGGTCTATAAGTATTCATGGGGTATAATATGTTTCTCAAGCAACTGTACTATCTTCGGGAGATAGATAGGTTCAGGAGTTTTTCAAAAGCGGCGGTTGCATGCAACGTTTCGCAGCCATCCCTTTCGCGCGCCATACGCGTCATGGAGGAAGAGCTTGGCGTTGTTATTGTTGACCGGAAGCAGAAAGTTTTTGGCCTGACGCCTGAAGGCACACAGATACTCAAATGGGGACATGAAATCCTGCACGGTGTTGCAGAAATCCAGAATGTCGTCTCCCTATCCCACCAGAAACTGGCAGGTGTAATCAAAATAGGCGTCATTCCAACAGCCGTGCACATCATTCCCCTTCTTATGGATGCGGTAAAGGAGCATATCGGTGATTTTATATGTGACGTTCTGGTTCTTGCCAACGCAGAGATTATTGAAAAGCTGAATATAAAGCAACTGGATATTGGCATCATGTATTGTGACGAGTGTCCTAAAGCATCTGTCTTCGCCATGTACGAACTTTATAAGGAAAAACAGGTTCTTGCCGGAACAGCAGCGTACGATTTTCCGGCAGGCGATGATGTCAGTTGGGAGACGGCCGGACAGTTTCCACTCGCCCTGCTGAGCCGAAGCATGCGCTGCAGGCAGTTTATCGATGTCGGATTCCAGACCGCAGGCGTCAAGCCGATTGTCCGGCTTGAAACCACTTCCCTGGAACTGATCCATGCTGCGATCATGAAGGGAACACATACAACAATATTACCTATTTCTTCGTTTCCGCTAAGGGTGCCGCCTCGGGGCAGATTGCAGATACGGCGTCTTTCCGGGTTTTCTGCGGGCTCGATTGGTCTGGTGAGGTTGTATGAATCCCCGTTGGCCTCTTTTGTGGCAGAGGTCTGGAAGATCATCATAAAAATAGATTTCGAAGAGCAATTGGATGATCTCTGTCGTCAGGAGTCCTGGTAAATAAATATAAAGTATTTACATATCAGGTTCCGTTGGAAGTTGAGTTTTCTACAGACCCCTGATGTGTTTCAAAGCCGCTATGGACCGCTTGATATTGATGGATACGCAAGGAGCCTGCATGGTTATCCCCAACGCAAAGACTGCCTCGACAGACGCCCGTTCGATAGGTCCCTGTTCAAAGCGCGCCATCTCATTGAGAATTTTTTCTGTAAGCTCTATGAGTTCAAACGCATCGCCATGCGGGACAGGACCCGTCCGTCATGGATGCCTTCAAAAAACTTCCTGACAATCCTGAAGTCCTACACCGGCCATCTGTCGCGCGGCAAACGGATCGAAATCTGGTTTCAGGACGAAGCGCGGAGCGAGCAAAAGAACGGCGTCGTCCGGTTAAGGGGCCAAACGGGGAACCCGACCAGCGCTATGCCCAACGTCTGGCTTTTCGGGGCAATCTGTCTTGCACGGCGCAAGACCGTAGGTCTCGCTCCCCCGTTTATCGACACGGACAGCATGCACCTACATCTCGACGGGATTGCGCCCTGTGTGGCCCGGGAAGCCTATGCCGTCGTTTTTTGTTTGATCACGCACCGTGGCATACGACCGCCAAACTCAGACTGCCGCGCAACATCAGCCTGATCTTCCTGCCATCGCATGCTCCCGAACTGAACCAGGTCGAGAATGTCTGGCAGTTCCTCCGCGCCAACTGGCTGGCCAACACCGTCTTCAACGATATCGATCACATCATCAATGTCGCCTGTAACGCGTGGAACAATCTTGTCGCGCTCCCCAAAACTATCCGGTCTATCAGCCTCAGAAAATGGGCGCATAAAGGTCAAAAGTGATAGCTCTTAGTATTATGGGGCATAATTACATTACACGCCAATGGGATAAGATATGCCAATTTATTACTTTTTAGGCATACGCACTGCAGTAACCTCGATCTCAACCAGCCAACCCGGATTGGCCAGATGGGCCACACCAAAGGCCGAGCGGACCGGCAGATCCGGCTGCCTGTCGGTACCATAAAACTGGGTATAAGCTTTCATCATCCCGTCAAAATCGAGCTTACCCAGCTTGGGGTCCTCGGCCATGTAAATGTGCATCTGTACGACATCGCCCATGCCCAGACCCAGCTTTTTCAGTTCATCCTGAATACGCAGCAGCGCGGCATAGGTCTGGGTCTGTGTATCACCATAGGCGGCAAGGGTATGCGGATCCGCTTTCCTGTCCTGCACTGGCGCGCCCATGCCGCTGAGGTAGATGGTACTCGCCCCGGTCGGAACCTCGATAGAGGATGCAATGGGAAATTTGCCTGCGGAATGCCGCACGATACCGTCATAGGCATAGGTCGGGACCGCACCAGCCATGCTGGAGAGAATGACAAGAGCTATGACTGTTTTTTTAAGATCGAACATTCGCTTCACTGTTCCTTCTGCTTTACGATAGGTCGCTGGGCCGCGACATCGGTAGTCGTTACGACATCGGTGTAATGATTGCCAAAATGCGTACGGATGTAATTGACCACACTGGCAATCTGGTCATCTTTCAACATGCCCGAAAACCATGGCATGCCGCCATATCCGTTCATGATGACATAAACCGGATATCCGCTGCTTTGCAGTTTAGCATTGTTGGCAAAGGCAGGGAATTGCGCACCGGCACCGACCGCCCCTTTGCCGTCTGGCATGTGACAGCCCTGACAGATATGACGATATACGTCCTCGCCTGTATTCAGGGGCTGAACCTGTCCCTCGACCGAACTGGCGCTATCCGCCTGTACTGGACCAACAGGGACCAGAAGCAGCAGGACGGCAAAAATGAAAAACAGAAGAAACTTGCGCATCAGCTGGCTCCCTGCGCACGGCTGTGCAGTTGGGTTATGGCATCCAGTGCAGACAGGATGGCCCCTTCCTGCCAGCACCCCACATAGGATGCATGCTCACCAGCCAGTACGATACGGTTATCCATGGTGCACAGCGCTTTGTAATGGGTCTTGCGCGCCTGTTCGCTCCACATCGAGCAGCACCCCATTGCCCAGGGCACGCGGCTCCATGCAAAACTGACGCCGTTGGAGAATTCCTTGCGGTATTGTTTGTGCAAAATCTCACCCTGCGTCAGGGCATGCTCGATCCGCTCCTGCGGGGTCATGCCGGCAAAATCGTATGCTGTCGGACCAAACATGTATCCCCCCAGCAAGACCGCAGGGCCGCGAGAGAAGTAGCCGTGGCTGGGATAGGAAATCTGGCTGATTGGCTGATCGGTAAAGCTGATTCCGCCATATATCTGGTCATCCTCCTCCCAGAACCGGCGTTTGAACTCAAGCCCCAGCTTGACGGAGGACGCATAGGGCACTGCCATGATCGCGGCCCTGAGCGGCGCGCTGACCTTTACATCAAGCTGGGAGAGGATGGGCAGCGGGATGGTGCAGACACAGTAATCGGCTTCCGCCTCACGTATCGCACCACCATGGCTCATATCGTTATAAGTGACCTTTACGCCCTTGTCGTCCTGATGGATCGATGTGACTTTGCAGTTCAGGGTGATCAGGTCGTGTACTTGCCGGTTGAAGCCTTTGCCGATCATGTCCATGCCCCCCACGGGCTGGAACATGGTGGTCTGCATGTCCAGACGTTCATGGAAGGCAAGCCACGTCCATAGGCCGGAACGCATGACATCCTTGCGGGCAAACGGCTCGGATGGAACCGGCGCGCCGTTTATGCCGCCACCCGGCGCCTTTTCATATCCACGGGTTTCGGAACTGATGATACCCTTGGTCCAGTTCAGATTGGAATTTAAGCAGCCCCACTGCCGCATGGCGGTCATGACATGTTCCTGCTCATCGACTGAGACCATGTCGTCCAGCTTGTGCTGCTCAATCGCCTTGCCTAGAAGTTCCGCCGTGAAACCATGGAAATCTGCGGCAAATTCCCGGTACCGGACCGGCTTGCCATCAAAGGCCGTGCTCGAATGGAGCCATGAATTGTGGTTCAGTTCCACAAACGGTTCCAGTTCCACCCCGAATTCACGACAGTAATGCAGCAATCCCTGATGATGGTAGGGAATACGCCATGGACCGGGATTGATGTAATTGCCCGATGCGAAGCTGACCTTCTGAGTGGCTCCCCCCAGTTCGGTTACGGTATCTCCCCCGCGTAGGCTGATATTACGGCCACCAGCACGGTTCTGGAATTCCAGAACCTGCACATGGTAGCCTGCCTTGCGCAGTTCATAAGCGGAAAGCATGCCTGCAAGTCCTGCCCCCAGAACCAGCACGCGTGTCCCGCGTTTTGCACCGGACAGGACGGGTGGAGACGTGAAATCCGTACCCTGCGCATGTCCCAGGGATGTCATGGCCTGATACAGAGCGGCACTGCCGGCGAGCGTGCCAATACGGGTCAAGAGTTGCCTGCGCGTAGGTACCTTGCGCGGATGAGCGTTTGTCACCAGAAAATTCCCATAACAACAATCGTGATAAACCTGCCTTCATTGCTCCGGACTGATTCTGACCAGGAACAATGCAAGCGGATATGAAGATCATGCCTTTCCAGCCATGGACGGATTGCCAGATGACCGCAGGAAACGGCAAGGTTTTTGCCCATTATCAGTAAAATATCCGTGGTGTCGGACATGGGGATTTTGACTTCAACTGTCAGGCTGGATCAGAAGTTGGCATTAAGACGACCGTAATAATACCCGCCATACATGGGAATCTGAGCAGAATCTTCATCATAAGGCATGGCGCCCAAAGCATTAAGAGCCTGCGGGACCATGCGT
It contains:
- the fdhD gene encoding formate dehydrogenase accessory sulfurtransferase FdhD, which encodes MPDLFYPLDVSSLSRPNEKFNLNVAEEVPVSLLFNGIFPYGTMMMTPADLKDFAYGYCITEQIIDGVADIRSVNIAEADDGLTLDIFIKGKALTQLMRRNVRMQAGHSSCGICGSESVPEYNAVAATPLGEGAHLSVAAIRNALHELRQWQTLNAATRMVHAAAWADKNGNIHMIREDVGRHNALDKLIGARACHLEVFHEGFCLLTSRYSFEMALKTVRAGIAIVVAISAPTYRAFQTAETMNQTLIAIARRDEQTLFCGGKRLIE
- a CDS encoding c-type cytochrome — its product is MRKFLLFFIFAVLLLLVPVGPVQADSASSVEGQVQPLNTGEDVYRHICQGCHMPDGKGAVGAGAQFPAFANNAKLQSSGYPVYVIMNGYGGMPWFSGMLKDDQIASVVNYIRTHFGNHYTDVVTTTDVAAQRPIVKQKEQ
- a CDS encoding RidA family protein, whose protein sequence is MFDLKKTVIALVILSSMAGAVPTYAYDGIVRHSAGKFPIASSIEVPTGASTIYLSGMGAPVQDRKADPHTLAAYGDTQTQTYAALLRIQDELKKLGLGMGDVVQMHIYMAEDPKLGKLDFDGMMKAYTQFYGTDRQPDLPVRSAFGVAHLANPGWLVEIEVTAVRMPKK
- a CDS encoding flavin monoamine oxidase family protein produces the protein MTNAHPRKVPTRRQLLTRIGTLAGSAALYQAMTSLGHAQGTDFTSPPVLSGAKRGTRVLVLGAGLAGMLSAYELRKAGYHVQVLEFQNRAGGRNISLRGGDTVTELGGATQKVSFASGNYINPGPWRIPYHHQGLLHYCREFGVELEPFVELNHNSWLHSSTAFDGKPVRYREFAADFHGFTAELLGKAIEQHKLDDMVSVDEQEHVMTAMRQWGCLNSNLNWTKGIISSETRGYEKAPGGGINGAPVPSEPFARKDVMRSGLWTWLAFHERLDMQTTMFQPVGGMDMIGKGFNRQVHDLITLNCKVTSIHQDDKGVKVTYNDMSHGGAIREAEADYCVCTIPLPILSQLDVKVSAPLRAAIMAVPYASSVKLGLEFKRRFWEEDDQIYGGISFTDQPISQISYPSHGYFSRGPAVLLGGYMFGPTAYDFAGMTPQERIEHALTQGEILHKQYRKEFSNGVSFAWSRVPWAMGCCSMWSEQARKTHYKALCTMDNRIVLAGEHASYVGCWQEGAILSALDAITQLHSRAQGAS
- a CDS encoding molybdenum cofactor biosynthesis protein MoaE, which codes for MYRTGYLSIGEMTVWIGVFSVHRDAAFSACRYIIDEIMQRVPIWKNEYYTSGETGWVPCHTPWLSNGLSRCVRLP
- the moaA gene encoding GTP 3',8-cyclase MoaA produces the protein MDADNNSRLGSPVPPVDRLGRPLRDLRISVMDRCNFRCPYCMPEATYHEAFRFLGPEERLDFNEIERVARVAAELGVTKIRLTGGEPLLRPGLPDLVSQLRVLPGIEDIALTTNGVLLPRFAPALLQAGLRRVTVSLDSLDPVVFAHMSGGRSDLSTVMEGINAAGAAGFEGGVKINTVVQRGVNDAGVPDILARFRNTGITVRLIEYMDVGNRNGWDRTDVVPSDELRARITALWPLEPLPPRYRGEVARRYRYVDGAGEIGFVSSVSAPFCGACSRARLSSDGKLYTCLFATTGTDLRGLLRQNVCNVKIDECLRTTLSRIWYHRTDRYSEERTHRPALWADRKKTFPQEKIEMHYIGG
- a CDS encoding MoaD/ThiS family protein, encoding MQDEVGKTYEFRNAYGFALEPAYMRVAINSVFAPWDQSLCEGDHVAFIPSETGK
- a CDS encoding LysR family transcriptional regulator translates to MFLKQLYYLREIDRFRSFSKAAVACNVSQPSLSRAIRVMEEELGVVIVDRKQKVFGLTPEGTQILKWGHEILHGVAEIQNVVSLSHQKLAGVIKIGVIPTAVHIIPLLMDAVKEHIGDFICDVLVLANAEIIEKLNIKQLDIGIMYCDECPKASVFAMYELYKEKQVLAGTAAYDFPAGDDVSWETAGQFPLALLSRSMRCRQFIDVGFQTAGVKPIVRLETTSLELIHAAIMKGTHTTILPISSFPLRVPPRGRLQIRRLSGFSAGSIGLVRLYESPLASFVAEVWKIIIKIDFEEQLDDLCRQESW
- a CDS encoding NTP transferase domain-containing protein, producing the protein MTALLYGLVLAGGESRRMGQDKATLPYGGRPQLARAFDLLERHVGRCFVSIRPDQQPDPLRASYPCIMDRRETKGVLGGGPMVGVLSAHVVYPDVAWLVVACDLPMLDDTTLATLVHGRDTTLAATAYVSESDGLPEPLCTIWEPATLAAMNRQAVNRTIRLRQMLAGPAVRLLEINKTGALQNVNAPDERDRVMKFLGYSEQEVRR